A genomic stretch from Coregonus clupeaformis isolate EN_2021a chromosome 23, ASM2061545v1, whole genome shotgun sequence includes:
- the LOC121536705 gene encoding cobalamin trafficking protein CblD: MLARRGYSSTYSFKFCKWITEERERPNRMASVLCSRARLVTYLPGLHVLVRRIAGTNQRTFSGAGSSGSDEPRVAITPPDLGPRTVWPDDTMGPFGPQDQRFQLPGNSGFDCHLEGTAEQKIKGPVHRTVPDVLSAPSSSERHEFILAQFVGEFQGNEADPPEQRVNRAEQYFDNSNVECAIQSCPELLKKDFESMFPEAPNNGMTVVTVTQKTQNDMTAWCEEVDKERELMLDKFVAGAKEICYALRTEGFWADFIDPSSGLAFFGSYTNNTLFETDERYRNLGFSIEDLGCCKVIRHTLWGTHVFVGTVFTNAPPQSLIMKKLQGN; this comes from the exons ATGCTTGCAAGAAGGGGATATTCTTCAACGTATTCATTTAAG TTTTGCAAGTGGATaacagaagagagggagaggcccAACAGGATGGCCAGT GTGCTCTGTAGCAGAGCCAGGCTGGTGACTTACCTGCCAGGGCTTCATGTACTGGTCCGGCGGATCGCTGGAACCAACCAGAGAACATTCTCTGGTGCTGGATCATCTGGCTCTGATGAGCCTCGTGTTGCCATCACACCCCCTGACCTTG GACCCAGGACAGTTTGGCCAGATGATACTATGGGTCCGTTCGGGCCTCAGGACCAGCGCTTCCAGCTGCCAGGTAACTCAGGCTTCGACTGCCACCTGGAAGGAACAGCAGAACAGAAAATTAAAGGCCCAGTCCACCGGACAGTCCCCGACGTGCTCTCTGCTCCCTCCAGCAGCGAGAGGCATGAGTTCATCCTTGCTCAATTTGTCGGCGAGTTCCAA GGGAACGAGGCCGATCCCCCGGAACAAAGAGTCAACAGAGCAGAACAGTACTTTGATAACTCCAATGTAGAGTGTGCAATACAGTCTTGCCCTGAGCTGCTGAAGAAAG ATTTTGAGTCAATGTTCCCTGAGGCCCCTAACAATGGCATGACTGTTGTCACGGTGACCCAGAAGACGCAGAACGACATGACAGCGTGGTGTGAGGAGGTGGACAAAGAGAGGGAGTTGATGCTAGACAAA TTTGTTGCCGGTGCCAAGGAAATCTGTTATGCCCTGAGGACAGAAGGCTTCTGGGCTGACTTCATAGACCCATCCTCAGGCCTGGCA TTCTTTGGGTCGTACACCAACAACACACTGTTTGAGACAGACGAGAGGTACCGTAACCTGGGCTTCAGCATCGAGGACCTGGGCTGCTGCAAAGTCATCCGCCACACATTGTGGGGAACACATGTTTTCGTGGGGACAGTTTTCACTAACGCACCTCCCCAAAGCCTTATCATGAAGAAGCTGCAAGGGAACTAA